A genomic window from Nomascus leucogenys isolate Asia chromosome 10, Asia_NLE_v1, whole genome shotgun sequence includes:
- the LRRC25 gene encoding leucine-rich repeat-containing protein 25: protein MGGTLAWTLLLPLLLPESDSLELSCTVSSADVDWNTEFSATCLNFSGLGLSLPHNQSLRASNVILLDLSGNGLRELPVTFFAHLQKLEVLNVLRNPLSRVDGALAAGCDLDLQADCSCALESWHEVRRDNCSGQKPLLCWDTTSSQHNLSAFLEVSCAPGLAPATIGAVVVSGCLLLGLAIAGLVLAWRLWRCRVARSRELDKPWAAQDRPKPSLGLQPRYSSRSAPKPQVAMPSCPSTPDYENMFVGQPAAEHQWAEQGAHPSEDNDFYMNYKDIDLASQPVYCNLQSLGQAPMEEEEYVIPGR, encoded by the exons ATGGGGGGCACCCTGGCATGGACGCTGCTGTTGCCGCTGCTGCTGCCGGAGTCAGACAGCCTGGAACTGTCGTGCACCGTGTCCTCCGCGGATGTGGACTGGAATACGGAGTTCAGTGCCACGTGCCTGAATTTCAGTGGCCTCGGCCTGAGCCTGCCCCACAACCAGTCTCTGCGGGCCAGCAACGTGATTCTCCTTGACCTGTCTGGGAACGGCCTGCGAGAGCTTCCAGTGACCTTCTTTGCCCACCTGCAGAAGCTTGAGGTCCTGAACGTGTTACGCAACCCGCTGTCCCGTGTGGATGGGGCGCTGGCCGCCGGCTGTGACCTTGACCTGCAGGCTGACTGCAGCTGTGCCCTGGAGTCCTGGCACGAGGTCCGCCGAGACAACTGCTCTGGCCAGAAGCCTCTGCTCTGCTGGGACACAACCAGCTCCCAGCACAACCTCTCTGCCTTCCTGGAGGTCAGCTGCGCCCCTGGCCTGGCCCCTGCAACCATCGGGGCAGTGGTGGTCAGCGGGTGCCTGCTTCTTGGACTTGCCATCGCTGGCCTCGTGCTGGCCTGGAGACTCTGGCGATGCCGAGTGGCCAGAAGCCGGGAGCTGGACAAGCCCTGGGCTGCTCAGGATAGGCCCAAGCCCAGTTTAGGCTTGCAGCCACGGTACAGCAGCCGGAGCGCCCCCAAGCCCCAAGTGGCCATGCCATCCTGCCCCTCCACTCCCGACTACGAGAACATGTTTGTGGGCCAGCCAGCAGCAGAGCACCAGTGGGCCGAACAAGG GGCTCACCCTTCAGAGGACAATGACTTTTACATGAACTACAAGGACATCGACCTGGCTTCCCAGCCTGTCTACTGTAACCTGCAGTCACTGGGCCAGGCCCCAATGGAAGAAGAGGAGTACGTGATCCCCGGGCGCTGA